The Nitrospira sp. genome contains a region encoding:
- a CDS encoding NUDIX hydrolase, translating to MVRNIYTGKVVTLNVDTVQLPNGVTVDLETIRHPGASAVVPVKDDGAVVLIRQFRHAAGGFIYEIPAGKLSPGEDPLNCASRELEEEVGYRASSFELLSSIFTAPGFADEVIHVYKATGLTKGRQQLDRDEVLDVVEMPLDQAIRMIQDGTIRDGKTIVGLQAVYIRNGTTR from the coding sequence ATGGTCCGTAACATCTATACTGGAAAAGTCGTTACGTTGAACGTCGATACCGTACAGTTACCGAACGGGGTCACGGTGGATCTCGAAACCATTCGCCATCCGGGGGCTTCCGCGGTGGTTCCGGTAAAGGACGATGGGGCGGTGGTCTTGATTCGACAGTTCCGGCACGCTGCAGGAGGATTCATTTACGAGATTCCGGCCGGAAAACTTTCTCCCGGAGAAGATCCACTGAATTGTGCTTCACGAGAATTGGAAGAAGAAGTCGGCTATCGAGCGTCGTCGTTTGAGCTGCTTTCCAGTATCTTCACCGCGCCGGGATTTGCGGATGAAGTCATTCACGTCTACAAGGCCACCGGTCTTACAAAAGGACGGCAACAACTGGATCGAGATGAGGTGTTGGATGTCGTCGAAATGCCGCTGGATCAGGCGATTCGCATGATCCAGGATGGGACCATCAGAGATGGAAAGACGATCGTAGGTTTACAAGCGGTCTACATACGGAATGGCACAACTCGATAA
- a CDS encoding enoyl-ACP reductase, with protein sequence MLLTGKKGLIIGVANKHSIAWAIAQSTAGQGAQLLFNYQNERLKQNVEELAATLPGAKAFPCDVSNDGEIASLMQQVQKEVGQIDFLVHSLAFAPREELAGEFVNTTRQGFAMALDISAYSLVAVTRAALPLMPAGGSVVTLTYLGSERVVPHYNVMGVAKAALESAVRYLAHDIGPLNIRVNAISAGPIKTLAARGVSGITKMVDHHKVVAPLRRPTEQGEVGDTALFLVSSLGRGITGEVIYVDGGFNILGMIASGD encoded by the coding sequence ATGTTGCTGACGGGGAAAAAAGGACTCATCATCGGCGTGGCCAACAAACACAGCATCGCGTGGGCGATCGCGCAATCAACCGCCGGACAGGGGGCGCAACTTCTTTTCAATTATCAGAATGAACGACTGAAACAAAATGTGGAGGAGCTCGCTGCGACGTTGCCCGGCGCGAAAGCCTTTCCCTGCGATGTCAGTAATGATGGAGAAATTGCCTCGCTCATGCAACAGGTCCAGAAGGAAGTGGGGCAAATCGATTTTCTTGTCCACTCCCTGGCCTTCGCACCTCGTGAAGAATTGGCGGGTGAATTCGTGAATACCACGCGACAAGGGTTTGCGATGGCGCTCGACATCAGCGCCTATTCACTTGTGGCCGTCACACGAGCGGCATTACCGTTGATGCCTGCCGGAGGCTCGGTCGTCACATTGACGTATCTGGGCAGCGAGCGCGTGGTCCCTCATTACAATGTCATGGGTGTGGCAAAAGCTGCGCTTGAGTCGGCCGTGCGCTACCTGGCCCACGACATCGGCCCGCTGAATATTCGAGTGAATGCGATCTCCGCCGGGCCGATTAAGACACTGGCCGCGCGAGGTGTCTCAGGCATTACCAAAATGGTCGACCACCACAAGGTGGTGGCTCCGCTCCGGCGTCCCACAGAACAAGGTGAAGTCGGCGACACCGCCTTATTCTTGGTCAGTTCTTTGGGGCGAGGCATTACCGGCGAAGTGATCTATGTGGATGGAGGGTTTAATATCCTGGGCATGATAGCCTCGGGAGACTAG
- the arfB gene encoding aminoacyl-tRNA hydrolase, translating to MSAVLSITPFISISDSEIQLHAMRSQGAGGQNVNKVATAIHLQFDIRRSSLPQQYKDELLQLRDHRISADGVITIKAQQYRTQERNREDALNRLVALIQGVATPRRKRKATTPTKGARDRRIEQKKRQGRLKALRKALE from the coding sequence ATGAGTGCAGTACTGTCTATCACGCCCTTCATCTCCATCTCCGATTCAGAAATCCAACTCCACGCCATGCGGTCACAGGGCGCCGGTGGACAGAACGTCAACAAAGTCGCAACCGCCATTCATTTGCAGTTCGACATCAGAAGATCGTCGCTGCCGCAGCAGTATAAGGACGAGCTGCTGCAGTTGCGGGATCACCGCATTTCAGCGGACGGCGTGATTACGATCAAGGCGCAGCAATATCGTACTCAAGAGCGCAATCGCGAAGATGCGCTGAATCGCTTGGTTGCCCTGATTCAAGGTGTCGCCACTCCTCGCAGGAAGAGGAAAGCGACTACCCCGACTAAGGGGGCGCGGGATCGGCGAATTGAGCAGAAAAAGCGGCAGGGTCGATTAAAAGCGCTGCGAAAAGCGCTGGAGTGA
- a CDS encoding SulP family inorganic anion transporter, with protein MIDEGQASLKLSEGAVSSLEHLAVTWDEKPQNGIAGLKHWRYDLVAGLQVALVGLPLSLGIALASGAAPITGVISAIIAGLVFPFLGGAYITVSGPAAGLAPALLAGMLALGQGDLEVGYPLVLVAICLTGAVQIVLSSYNAGRFAMYFPMSVLQGMLAAIGMLIIIKQIPSLLGHLTTSTKSIPEAILLLPAQIMEMNTQVFAVGGIALALLFALDSDRVKRQRWVRSIPAALLVVALGGVAGWVLNFPETYLVHVPQDVLAQGIHFPNFSDVWQRSELWLTLLTTVITLTLIDGTETLATIAAIDKIDPFGRKSDPNVTLRAMGVSNILSGLAGGLTIIPGGIKSTANMIAGGRTLWANLYYALFMAFFVWSGTTLINRIPLTVLAALLIFIGWRLCAPRIFLKMFSIGAEQLLIATVCVVVTLYTSDILLGVIAGTVTKILVLCFDLVKALTFERQSNAGNIGSFSTRVQAAFKELFGDPIIRIGDGRTRGGGDTTIMSVAAQNMKHPYKIYLSSLSCMNLMKLDAKLKALPSHRDNFMIILAGHVVDHTAMEYLYQFRDQHEKAGHKCVILGTQHFLSHSNHRLAYRVSQSDDAMAYG; from the coding sequence GTGATCGACGAAGGACAGGCCTCCCTGAAGCTCAGTGAGGGTGCGGTGTCGTCTCTCGAACACTTGGCTGTCACCTGGGACGAAAAGCCACAAAACGGAATAGCTGGGTTAAAACACTGGCGGTACGACCTCGTAGCAGGGTTGCAAGTTGCGCTGGTAGGGCTACCGCTATCCCTCGGAATCGCACTGGCCTCGGGGGCAGCTCCGATTACAGGAGTGATCTCCGCCATTATTGCCGGATTGGTCTTTCCCTTTCTCGGTGGTGCCTATATCACCGTGAGCGGGCCGGCGGCAGGTCTTGCTCCAGCCCTGCTGGCCGGTATGCTGGCTCTTGGTCAAGGAGATCTCGAAGTAGGGTACCCTCTGGTCCTTGTGGCCATCTGTCTTACCGGAGCAGTACAGATCGTGTTGAGTAGTTATAACGCCGGCCGTTTTGCCATGTACTTCCCGATGTCGGTACTGCAGGGTATGTTGGCCGCGATCGGGATGCTGATTATCATCAAGCAGATTCCCTCGCTTCTCGGCCATTTGACTACTTCGACAAAATCAATTCCAGAAGCCATCCTTCTCCTTCCCGCGCAGATCATGGAAATGAATACCCAGGTCTTTGCCGTCGGAGGCATCGCCTTGGCCCTCCTCTTCGCTCTCGACAGCGACAGAGTCAAGCGCCAAAGATGGGTGCGGAGTATTCCTGCGGCACTCTTGGTCGTTGCGTTAGGAGGCGTAGCCGGTTGGGTGCTGAACTTCCCGGAAACCTATTTGGTTCACGTCCCTCAAGATGTTCTTGCACAAGGCATCCATTTCCCGAACTTCTCGGATGTATGGCAACGGTCGGAGCTATGGCTTACGTTACTGACTACGGTTATCACCCTGACTTTGATCGACGGAACCGAGACCCTGGCCACTATCGCCGCAATCGATAAAATCGACCCCTTCGGCAGAAAATCGGACCCCAATGTTACGCTTCGGGCCATGGGAGTATCGAACATCCTTTCTGGTTTAGCGGGTGGATTGACGATTATTCCAGGGGGGATCAAGAGCACGGCAAACATGATTGCTGGAGGACGAACGTTATGGGCGAATCTCTACTACGCCCTGTTCATGGCTTTCTTTGTATGGTCTGGGACCACCCTGATCAACAGGATTCCACTCACCGTCCTGGCCGCGTTACTCATCTTCATCGGGTGGAGGTTGTGCGCGCCGAGAATCTTCTTAAAGATGTTTTCGATCGGCGCAGAGCAACTCCTGATCGCGACCGTCTGTGTCGTAGTCACGCTGTACACGTCGGACATCTTACTGGGAGTGATCGCCGGAACAGTGACGAAGATTCTCGTCCTCTGTTTTGACCTGGTCAAGGCGCTGACATTTGAACGGCAATCCAACGCCGGTAACATTGGATCCTTCTCCACGCGTGTCCAGGCTGCGTTCAAAGAGCTGTTCGGAGATCCCATTATCAGAATTGGAGACGGGCGCACCCGGGGAGGAGGAGATACAACCATTATGAGCGTCGCAGCGCAAAATATGAAACACCCCTACAAAATCTACCTCTCGTCGCTCAGCTGCATGAATCTGATGAAACTTGACGCGAAGCTCAAGGCTCTTCCCAGTCACAGGGACAACTTCATGATCATCCTGGCTGGACATGTGGTGGATCACACGGCGATGGAATACTTGTATCAGTTCCGTGACCAACATGAGAAGGCAGGCCATAAGTGCGTGATCCTTGGAACGCAGCATTTTCTTTCTCATTCCAACCATCGGTTGGCATACCGAGTGAGTCAATCCGATGACGCTATGGCCTATGGATGA